In Miscanthus floridulus cultivar M001 chromosome 5, ASM1932011v1, whole genome shotgun sequence, one genomic interval encodes:
- the LOC136453624 gene encoding transcription factor LG2 isoform X1, with protein MVQGEESSWRMERAALPLNQAIAYGVQAHATAAAPPTCFLDFQPAAAAAAYFGFGELEEALIHGGGGAVNAGGVDPGVIIKNDVAQAKSAAGYLAGAGRPPTLEIFPSWPMRHRQQLHSGNSQSVGSTTDSSSAQKTTIMSQMELVSPASSAPRQEVMMVTTDDYSYKPGLAAAPAAAAPPSFQQHHPLPLQLHGDGGGDHDKRKHGSTRKDGRLVDAKTERRLAQNREAARKSRLRKKAYVQQLETSRIRLQQVEHELQRARSQGLFVGGCSAAGDMSSGAAMFDMEYARWLDDDSKRLAELRAGLQAQLLDGNLGLIVEECMQHYNELFQLKAALARSDVFHLLTGAWATPAERCFFWMGGFRPSELLKILIPQLDPLTEQQLLGICNLQQSSEQAEEALAQGLHQLHRSLADTVAAGTLNDGAAAPNYMNIMAVALDKLASLENFYQQADNLRQQTLHQMRRILTTRQAARCFLSIGEYYSRLRALSNLWASRPLDNFIVTESLSPTATELQALHHHQQNQFTGF; from the exons ATGGTGCAAGGAGAGGAGAGTTCTTGGAGGATGGAGAGGGCAGCGCTGCCTCTCAACCAGGCGATCGCGTATGGAGTCCAAGcccacgccaccgccgctgcaCCGCCGACCTGCTTCCT GGACTTCCAGCCTGCGGCCGCAGCCGCTGCCTACTTCGGGTTCGGGGAGCTGGAGGAGGCCCTCATCCATGGCGGAGGCGGCGCTGTCAACGCCGGCGGCGTCGATCCCGGCGTGATCATCAAGAACGACGTCGCGCAGGCAAAGT CAGCGGCAGGATATCTCGCGGGCGCCGGCAGGCCCCCCACGCTAGAGATCTTCCCTTCGTGGCCAATGAGGCATCGACAGCAGCTACACAGT GGGAATTCGCAGTCAGTAGGGAGCACCACTGACTCGAGCTCAGCTCAGAAGACTACAATAATGTCTCAGATGGAGCTGGTGTCCCCAGCCTCCTCTGCGCCGCGGCAGGAGGTCATGATGGTGACCACTGATGATTACAGCTACAAGCCAGGCCTCGCCGCTGCGCCCGCTGCTGCCGCCCCGCCGAGCTTTCAGCAGCACCATCCGCTCCCGCTGCAGCTGCACGGAGACGGAGGGGGAGACCATGACAAG AGGAAGCATGGATCCACAAGAAAAGATGGCAGGTTGGTAGATGCCAAG ACGGAACGGCGGCTGGCGCAGAACAGAGAGGCTGCGAGGAAGAGCAGGCTGAGGAAGAAG GCTTACGTGCAGCAGCTCGAGACTAGCAGGATCAGGCTTCAGCAGGTCGAGCATGAGCTCCAGAGAGCACGGTCACAG GGCCTTTTCGTTGGAGGGTGCAGCGCCGCCGGGGACATGAGCTCTG GCGCCGCCATGTTCGACATGGAGTACGCGCGGTGGCTGGACGACGACAGCAAGCGGCTGGCGGAGCTCCGGGCCGGGCTGCAGGCGCAGCTGCTGGACGGCAACCTGGGACTCATCGTGGAGGAGTGCATGCAGCACTACAACGAGCTGTTCCAGCTCAAGGCGGCGCTCGCGCGCTCCGATGTCTTCCACCTCCTCACCGGCGCCTGGGCCACCCCTGCCGAGCGCTGCTTCTTCTGGATGGGCGGCTTCCGCCCGTCTGAGCTGCTCAAG ATCCTGATACCGCAGCTGGACCCGCTGACAGAGCAGCAGCTGCTCGGGATCTGCAACCTGCAGCAGTCGTCGGAGCAGGCGGAGGAGGCGCTCGCCCAGGGCCTGCATCAGCTGCACCGGTCCCTGGCCGACACAGTCGCCGCCGGCACGCTCAACGACGGCGCCGCCGCCCCCAACTACATGAACATCATGGCCGTCGCACTTGACAAGCTTGCCAGCCTCGAAAACTTCTATCAACAG GCCGACAATCTAAGGCAGCAGACGTTGCATCAGATGCGCCGGATCCTGACCACTCGGCAGGCTGCGCGGTGCTTCCTCTCCATCGGGGAGTACTACAGCCGCCTCAGAGCTCTCAGCAACCTCTGGGCTTCCCGTCCCCTCGA CAACTTCATCGTGACAGAGAGCCTCAGCCCCACAGCAACGGAACTGCAAGCCCTGCACCACCACCAGCAGAACCAGTTCACCGGATTTTGA
- the LOC136453624 gene encoding transcription factor LG2 isoform X2: MVQGEESSWRMERAALPLNQAIAYGVQAHATAAAPPTCFLDFQPAAAAAAYFGFGELEEALIHGGGGAVNAGGVDPGVIIKNDVAQAKSAAGYLAGAGRPPTLEIFPSWPMRHRQQLHSGNSQSVGSTTDSSSAQKTTIMSQMELVSPASSAPRQEVMMVTTDDYSYKPGLAAAPAAAAPPSFQQHHPLPLQLHGDGGGDHDKTERRLAQNREAARKSRLRKKAYVQQLETSRIRLQQVEHELQRARSQGLFVGGCSAAGDMSSGAAMFDMEYARWLDDDSKRLAELRAGLQAQLLDGNLGLIVEECMQHYNELFQLKAALARSDVFHLLTGAWATPAERCFFWMGGFRPSELLKILIPQLDPLTEQQLLGICNLQQSSEQAEEALAQGLHQLHRSLADTVAAGTLNDGAAAPNYMNIMAVALDKLASLENFYQQADNLRQQTLHQMRRILTTRQAARCFLSIGEYYSRLRALSNLWASRPLDNFIVTESLSPTATELQALHHHQQNQFTGF; encoded by the exons ATGGTGCAAGGAGAGGAGAGTTCTTGGAGGATGGAGAGGGCAGCGCTGCCTCTCAACCAGGCGATCGCGTATGGAGTCCAAGcccacgccaccgccgctgcaCCGCCGACCTGCTTCCT GGACTTCCAGCCTGCGGCCGCAGCCGCTGCCTACTTCGGGTTCGGGGAGCTGGAGGAGGCCCTCATCCATGGCGGAGGCGGCGCTGTCAACGCCGGCGGCGTCGATCCCGGCGTGATCATCAAGAACGACGTCGCGCAGGCAAAGT CAGCGGCAGGATATCTCGCGGGCGCCGGCAGGCCCCCCACGCTAGAGATCTTCCCTTCGTGGCCAATGAGGCATCGACAGCAGCTACACAGT GGGAATTCGCAGTCAGTAGGGAGCACCACTGACTCGAGCTCAGCTCAGAAGACTACAATAATGTCTCAGATGGAGCTGGTGTCCCCAGCCTCCTCTGCGCCGCGGCAGGAGGTCATGATGGTGACCACTGATGATTACAGCTACAAGCCAGGCCTCGCCGCTGCGCCCGCTGCTGCCGCCCCGCCGAGCTTTCAGCAGCACCATCCGCTCCCGCTGCAGCTGCACGGAGACGGAGGGGGAGACCATGACAAG ACGGAACGGCGGCTGGCGCAGAACAGAGAGGCTGCGAGGAAGAGCAGGCTGAGGAAGAAG GCTTACGTGCAGCAGCTCGAGACTAGCAGGATCAGGCTTCAGCAGGTCGAGCATGAGCTCCAGAGAGCACGGTCACAG GGCCTTTTCGTTGGAGGGTGCAGCGCCGCCGGGGACATGAGCTCTG GCGCCGCCATGTTCGACATGGAGTACGCGCGGTGGCTGGACGACGACAGCAAGCGGCTGGCGGAGCTCCGGGCCGGGCTGCAGGCGCAGCTGCTGGACGGCAACCTGGGACTCATCGTGGAGGAGTGCATGCAGCACTACAACGAGCTGTTCCAGCTCAAGGCGGCGCTCGCGCGCTCCGATGTCTTCCACCTCCTCACCGGCGCCTGGGCCACCCCTGCCGAGCGCTGCTTCTTCTGGATGGGCGGCTTCCGCCCGTCTGAGCTGCTCAAG ATCCTGATACCGCAGCTGGACCCGCTGACAGAGCAGCAGCTGCTCGGGATCTGCAACCTGCAGCAGTCGTCGGAGCAGGCGGAGGAGGCGCTCGCCCAGGGCCTGCATCAGCTGCACCGGTCCCTGGCCGACACAGTCGCCGCCGGCACGCTCAACGACGGCGCCGCCGCCCCCAACTACATGAACATCATGGCCGTCGCACTTGACAAGCTTGCCAGCCTCGAAAACTTCTATCAACAG GCCGACAATCTAAGGCAGCAGACGTTGCATCAGATGCGCCGGATCCTGACCACTCGGCAGGCTGCGCGGTGCTTCCTCTCCATCGGGGAGTACTACAGCCGCCTCAGAGCTCTCAGCAACCTCTGGGCTTCCCGTCCCCTCGA CAACTTCATCGTGACAGAGAGCCTCAGCCCCACAGCAACGGAACTGCAAGCCCTGCACCACCACCAGCAGAACCAGTTCACCGGATTTTGA